From the Lathyrus oleraceus cultivar Zhongwan6 chromosome 4, CAAS_Psat_ZW6_1.0, whole genome shotgun sequence genome, one window contains:
- the LOC127075844 gene encoding 60S acidic ribosomal protein P2-2: MKIIAAYLLAVLGGNTAPSAVDVKRILGSVGVEGEDEQIELLLREVKGKDFAELIASGREKLSSVPSGGGAVAVSAVSGGGAAAAAPPAKAKEEKKVEEKEESDDDMGFSLFD, encoded by the exons ATGAAGATCATCGCGGCGTATTTGTTGGCCGTTTTGGGAGGTAACACAGCCCCTTCCGCCGTCGATGTCAAACGCATCCTAGGCTCAG TTGGAGTTGAGGGAGAAGATGAGCAGATTGAGTTGCTGTTGAGGGAAGTCAAAGGAAAAGATTTTGCTGAGCTAATTGCCAGTGGAAGAGAGAAATTGTCTTCAGTTCCTTCTGGTGGAGGTGCTGTAGCTGTTTCTGCTGTATCTGGTGGCGGTGCTGCAGCCGCTGCACCTCCTGCCAAAGCAAAAGAAGAAAAGAAGGTTGAAGAAAAGGAAGAGTCTGATGAT GATATGGGCTTCAGTTTGTTTGACTAG